A genomic stretch from Candidatus Thiothrix anitrata includes:
- the nth gene encoding endonuclease III — translation MNKAKREAIFQQLQQANPNPTTELKYNSTFELLIAVILSAQATDKGVNKATAKLFPIANTPETILALGEEGLKQYIKTIGLFNSKGKNIIATCQRLVEQHQSQVPAQREALEALPGVGRKTANVILNTAFRQPTMAVDTHIFRVANRTGIAPGKTVLAVEKALLKYIPKSYLLDAHHWLILLGRYTCIARNPRCRECLIADLCDFKEKTA, via the coding sequence ATGAATAAAGCAAAACGGGAGGCGATTTTCCAGCAATTACAGCAGGCTAATCCTAACCCAACCACCGAACTGAAATACAACAGCACCTTTGAACTGCTGATAGCAGTGATTTTGTCAGCGCAAGCCACAGACAAAGGCGTTAATAAAGCAACAGCCAAACTGTTCCCCATTGCCAACACTCCCGAAACCATTTTGGCACTGGGCGAAGAAGGTTTAAAACAATACATAAAAACCATTGGCTTATTTAACAGCAAGGGTAAAAACATTATTGCCACCTGCCAACGCCTCGTAGAGCAACATCAATCTCAAGTTCCGGCACAACGCGAAGCCTTGGAAGCCCTGCCAGGTGTCGGGCGAAAAACCGCCAATGTCATCCTCAATACCGCTTTCCGCCAACCGACAATGGCAGTGGACACACACATTTTCCGTGTTGCCAATCGTACTGGTATTGCGCCCGGTAAAACGGTCTTAGCGGTCGAAAAAGCCTTGCTGAAATACATCCCCAAAAGCTATTTACTCGATGCACACCACTGGCTGATTTTGCTGGGGCGCTACACTTGTATCGCCCGCAATCCACGTTGCAGGGAATGTTTGATTGCCGATTTGTGTGATTTTAAGGAGAAAACCGCCTGA
- the pdxA gene encoding 4-hydroxythreonine-4-phosphate dehydrogenase PdxA gives MTTRLRIALTAGEPAGIGSDIILLLLQQQQWAEVDLVVIADPVVLQTRADALGISVRLREYSPSTLTSACPLGECWVLPIPTAVPVEAGVLNPANAPYVLATLRRAVEGCLSGEFASMVTAPLHKGVINDAGIPFTGHTEFLAELTRAPLPVMMLASHNLRVALATTHVPLAQVSSQITRESLTQVLTILHHDLQHKFAIAHPRILVCGLNPHAGEGGHLGTEELDTIIPVVQALQQQGMDLRGPLPADTLFTQRHLQGADAVLAMYHDQGLPVLKHASFGKGINITLGLPIIRTSVDHGTALDLAGTGQVETGSLYEAIALAVQLSLK, from the coding sequence ATGACAACACGTTTACGGATTGCGCTAACAGCGGGGGAACCTGCGGGTATTGGCTCTGACATTATTCTGTTACTGCTGCAACAACAGCAATGGGCGGAAGTCGATTTGGTGGTAATTGCTGATCCTGTGGTGTTGCAAACACGAGCGGATGCATTAGGGATTAGCGTGCGCTTACGTGAATATTCGCCGTCGACGCTGACAAGCGCGTGTCCGCTGGGTGAATGCTGGGTATTACCGATACCTACCGCCGTGCCTGTTGAAGCCGGAGTGTTAAATCCAGCCAATGCACCTTACGTGTTAGCCACTTTGCGACGTGCGGTGGAAGGCTGTTTGAGCGGTGAATTCGCCAGCATGGTAACTGCGCCGTTACACAAGGGGGTTATCAATGACGCGGGTATTCCATTCACCGGACACACGGAATTTTTGGCGGAACTAACCCGCGCGCCGTTACCCGTAATGATGTTAGCCAGCCATAACCTACGGGTAGCACTCGCTACCACGCATGTGCCGTTAGCACAGGTCAGCTCACAAATTACCCGTGAATCGTTGACCCAAGTATTGACGATTTTGCATCACGATTTGCAGCATAAATTCGCGATTGCGCATCCGCGCATTTTGGTGTGCGGCTTGAATCCTCATGCGGGTGAAGGCGGGCATTTAGGCACGGAAGAGTTAGACACGATTATTCCGGTGGTGCAGGCATTGCAACAGCAAGGCATGGATTTACGTGGCCCGTTACCGGCAGATACTTTATTTACCCAGCGTCATTTGCAAGGGGCGGATGCGGTGTTGGCGATGTATCACGATCAAGGCTTACCGGTGCTGAAACACGCCAGCTTTGGGAAAGGCATTAATATTACGCTGGGGTTGCCGATTATCCGTACTTCCGTCGATCACGGGACGGCTTTGGATTTGGCGGGAACGGGTCAGGTCGAAACCGGAAGTTTGTACGAAGCCATTGCACTGGCAGTGCAACTGAGCCTGAAATAA
- a CDS encoding inositol monophosphatase family protein → MHPMLRKAIEASRLAGEAIRHYANQVQKLDVENKAHNDFVTKVDREAENIVVRLLQRAYPDHAFFGEETGKQGPDSDYEWVIDPLDGTTNFLYGIPQFSVSVALKYKGRLSVGVVYDPLRDETFAAARGEGATLNGRRIRVSERSSMHNALLGTGIPFRPNQNLDLYLQTLKVLIPDTAGIRRPGSAALDLAYVASGRFDGFWELGLNEWDIAAGVLLVQEAGGLISDLHGNNTHMNTGNVLAANPKVFKEMLKRLHPVMQKY, encoded by the coding sequence ATGCACCCCATGCTCAGAAAAGCCATCGAAGCCTCTCGTTTAGCTGGTGAAGCCATCCGCCATTACGCCAATCAGGTGCAAAAGCTGGATGTGGAAAATAAAGCACACAACGATTTTGTGACCAAAGTTGACCGAGAGGCTGAGAACATCGTGGTGCGCCTACTGCAACGTGCCTATCCTGATCATGCTTTTTTCGGTGAGGAAACAGGTAAGCAAGGACCAGACAGTGATTACGAATGGGTCATTGACCCACTGGACGGAACCACCAATTTTCTTTACGGCATCCCACAGTTTTCTGTATCTGTCGCCCTCAAATACAAGGGTCGTTTGAGCGTTGGGGTTGTATATGACCCATTACGTGACGAAACCTTTGCTGCTGCACGCGGCGAGGGTGCTACGTTAAATGGACGGCGTATCCGTGTTTCCGAACGTAGCAGTATGCACAATGCCTTGCTTGGCACAGGGATTCCATTTCGTCCCAACCAAAATCTTGACTTATACCTACAAACCCTAAAAGTACTGATTCCCGACACCGCCGGAATACGCCGTCCTGGATCCGCCGCCCTAGACTTAGCTTATGTCGCCTCAGGCCGTTTTGACGGCTTCTGGGAACTCGGTCTCAATGAGTGGGACATCGCCGCCGGGGTGTTATTGGTGCAAGAAGCAGGGGGCTTAATCAGCGACTTACATGGCAATAATACTCACATGAACACAGGCAATGTGCTTGCTGCCAATCCTAAAGTATTCAAAGAAATGCTGAAACGCCTACATCCCGTCATGCAAAAATACTAA
- a CDS encoding DUF1841 family protein, translating to MFGNDRDAMRRYYCQSWQKFQLKHPLDALEQQIAQVVAEHPEYHHLLTNDERAVQHTYQPEQGQTNPFLHMGLHLGIREQAATNRPVGILALYQHLTHKFGTLEAEHHMMECLAESLWLAQRNNTAPDEIKYLECLKKL from the coding sequence ATGTTTGGCAATGACCGTGATGCTATGCGCCGCTACTACTGCCAATCTTGGCAAAAGTTTCAGCTCAAACACCCCTTGGACGCACTTGAGCAACAAATCGCACAAGTCGTAGCGGAACACCCAGAATACCATCACCTGCTGACCAATGATGAGCGTGCTGTACAACACACTTACCAGCCAGAACAAGGCCAAACCAACCCATTTTTGCACATGGGGTTACACTTAGGGATACGCGAACAAGCCGCTACCAACCGCCCCGTCGGAATACTGGCACTTTACCAGCACTTAACCCATAAATTCGGAACGCTGGAAGCAGAACATCACATGATGGAATGTTTGGCAGAAAGCCTATGGCTAGCGCAGCGTAACAACACTGCGCCTGACGAAATAAAATACTTAGAATGTCTCAAAAAACTCTGA
- a CDS encoding RnfABCDGE type electron transport complex subunit D has translation MTINQHPTHSQTQQPNVSHIMRQVLYALLPGTAVLLWYFGWGIVTNLVLAILFAELFEWGMLKLRQRPVRPFLSDYSAVVTAWLLAVAMPAFSPWWLIALAMLFAIVLAKHLYGGLGYNPFNPAMVGYAAVLVSYPVQMTIWPTPLDFSMNHINLAQTLQQVFLDETSGWDAFTAATVLDHVKVSLGMGQTLSELHTQTGFGWLAGKDLEWVSLGWLLGGLWLWYRRIITWQIPLAFLGSLLLIAGVFWLINPQAYASPLFHAFSGAAMLGAFFIATDPVSASTTPVGKLLYAAGIGIFTYIIRTWGGYPDGVAFAVIIMNMAVPLIDYYTQPRVYGTSRS, from the coding sequence ATGACAATAAATCAACACCCTACTCATTCGCAGACTCAGCAACCGAATGTCAGTCACATTATGCGTCAGGTGCTGTACGCACTCTTGCCCGGTACTGCTGTATTGCTATGGTATTTTGGTTGGGGAATCGTTACCAATCTGGTATTAGCCATTTTATTTGCCGAACTATTTGAGTGGGGTATGTTAAAGCTGCGACAACGTCCAGTACGCCCTTTTTTAAGCGACTACAGCGCGGTGGTAACCGCTTGGTTATTAGCCGTTGCAATGCCTGCATTTTCACCCTGGTGGTTAATCGCACTCGCCATGTTGTTCGCGATTGTGTTAGCGAAACACCTCTATGGTGGTCTAGGTTACAACCCATTTAACCCCGCAATGGTGGGTTACGCCGCCGTGTTAGTATCGTATCCGGTGCAAATGACCATTTGGCCTACGCCATTAGACTTCAGCATGAATCACATCAATCTTGCACAAACTTTGCAACAAGTGTTCCTCGATGAAACCAGCGGTTGGGATGCATTCACCGCTGCAACGGTGCTAGATCACGTCAAAGTCAGCTTAGGCATGGGGCAAACCCTCAGCGAATTACACACGCAAACAGGGTTTGGCTGGTTGGCTGGCAAAGACTTGGAATGGGTAAGCCTTGGCTGGTTATTGGGCGGTTTATGGTTGTGGTATCGGCGTATTATCACTTGGCAAATCCCCCTAGCCTTCTTAGGCAGTTTGTTACTCATCGCTGGGGTATTTTGGCTGATTAACCCTCAAGCCTATGCGTCACCGTTATTTCATGCCTTTAGTGGTGCGGCAATGTTAGGGGCATTTTTCATTGCCACTGATCCGGTTTCCGCCAGCACCACCCCCGTAGGCAAATTACTTTACGCAGCAGGCATTGGCATTTTCACCTACATTATCCGTACTTGGGGCGGTTACCCGGACGGAGTGGCCTTCGCTGTCATTATTATGAATATGGCAGTGCCGTTGATTGATTATTATACCCAGCCACGGGTATACGGCACATCACGGAGCTAA
- a CDS encoding electron transport complex subunit E, with product MFKPDYAAYREITLNGLWKNNPGLVQLLGLCPLMAVTTNMVNGLGLGLATLMALVSSNVAISIVRQYISEEIRIPAFVLIIAANVTLIEMLMKAYLHDLYNILGIFIPLIVTNCIVIGRSEAYAAKNPPLHAGLDSFMMGVGFMLVLMALGGLRELVGNGTLFAEAHLMFGEAARHLTLTVSDDFKGLLLAALPPGAFIGLGLLVALKNWFDQRAARPATIAVMQPMTHEAA from the coding sequence ATGTTTAAACCTGACTACGCCGCTTACCGCGAAATTACCCTCAATGGCCTGTGGAAAAATAACCCCGGTTTAGTGCAATTATTGGGTTTATGCCCGCTCATGGCGGTGACAACCAATATGGTCAATGGCCTTGGCTTAGGACTGGCGACGCTCATGGCCTTGGTGAGTTCCAACGTAGCGATATCCATCGTGCGCCAATACATCAGTGAGGAAATCCGCATTCCAGCATTTGTGCTGATCATTGCCGCGAACGTCACCTTGATTGAAATGCTGATGAAAGCCTACCTACATGATCTCTATAACATTCTTGGCATTTTCATCCCACTGATTGTGACAAACTGCATCGTCATCGGACGCTCAGAAGCTTATGCAGCCAAAAACCCTCCGCTTCACGCGGGCTTGGATAGCTTTATGATGGGGGTTGGCTTTATGCTGGTGCTGATGGCTTTAGGCGGCCTGCGTGAGTTGGTAGGTAACGGCACACTGTTTGCCGAAGCGCACTTAATGTTTGGTGAAGCTGCACGCCATTTAACGTTAACGGTTAGTGACGATTTCAAAGGCTTGTTGTTAGCAGCACTGCCACCTGGCGCATTCATCGGCCTCGGCCTTTTGGTCGCACTGAAAAACTGGTTTGATCAACGCGCAGCACGTCCCGCAACCATCGCTGTCATGCAACCCATGACCCACGAGGCGGCATGA
- the rsxG gene encoding electron transport complex subunit RsxG yields the protein MVLKNMVKSGVFLTTFALLGTVVLALSNQLTLPLIAANERAATLTRLNALISPSEYDNDLLNDQRVIPAVALNSAEPVTVYLARKQNQPVAALFTVTPANGYSGKIRLVVAVLADQSVAGVRILSHKETPGLGDKIDIAKSDWITYFNGKSLENPSLQTWAVRKDGGEFDQFTGATITPRAVVGAVKNTLLWSQQHFSELFIATPEHPLQESK from the coding sequence ATGGTATTGAAAAACATGGTCAAATCGGGCGTATTCCTGACCACTTTCGCACTTTTAGGAACAGTTGTGCTGGCTCTTTCAAATCAGCTAACTCTACCGCTCATCGCAGCCAATGAACGCGCTGCTACCTTAACGCGGCTCAACGCCTTAATCAGCCCCTCGGAATACGATAATGACTTGTTAAATGATCAACGAGTCATACCTGCCGTCGCACTCAATAGTGCCGAACCTGTCACTGTTTACCTCGCTCGCAAGCAAAATCAGCCCGTTGCCGCACTATTTACGGTAACACCCGCCAACGGTTATAGCGGCAAAATCCGCCTTGTGGTCGCGGTGCTAGCTGACCAAAGTGTTGCCGGAGTACGTATTTTATCCCACAAGGAAACCCCCGGCTTAGGGGATAAGATTGACATTGCAAAAAGCGACTGGATCACCTATTTTAATGGCAAATCCTTAGAAAATCCGTCATTACAAACTTGGGCGGTTCGTAAAGATGGTGGTGAGTTTGATCAATTTACCGGCGCAACTATTACCCCTCGCGCCGTGGTTGGTGCGGTAAAAAATACCCTGCTGTGGTCACAACAACACTTTAGCGAATTGTTTATTGCCACACCGGAACACCCCCTTCAGGAATCGAAGTAA
- a CDS encoding peptidylprolyl isomerase, translating to MALVTYCKTAFTAMNKAWLLLVLTITPLVQAAEDVAIDQIAAVVNDDSVLMSEAQQRMNTRQLSLRQAVDELVLERLQLQQAKDKGIPEGDPQAVISALRAQMLKNSVKVSDQEVAELIASQSDTVTKGESYHLQHILLATPAGVSADQANQTRERAEQVRHRLLAGEDFAQLAKTTSDSHAAKQGGDLGWQAAVNLPASFIRALALLKTGDISEVIRDDSGFHLLKLLEREGGKRKMAENIRTRHILVSTTTRDETVAKQKIDDLYQQAMQGASFAQLAKAHSDDPGSAAKGGDLGWVTPGKTVPEFEQVMAQTPPNTLSQPFKTSFGWHILQVLARQPVDQTVDSLRDKAGDFLAERKAEEQYQAWLQGLRSKAFIEYRIPSDNNLQLH from the coding sequence GTGGCACTCGTGACCTATTGCAAGACCGCGTTTACGGCTATGAATAAAGCATGGCTGCTGTTAGTGCTGACGATTACGCCGTTAGTGCAAGCAGCAGAAGATGTCGCTATCGACCAAATTGCTGCCGTCGTCAACGACGATTCGGTGTTAATGAGCGAAGCACAACAACGCATGAATACCCGCCAACTGAGCTTACGTCAAGCGGTAGACGAGTTGGTGCTGGAACGCTTACAACTTCAACAAGCTAAAGACAAGGGCATTCCAGAAGGTGATCCGCAAGCGGTTATTAGTGCATTACGCGCTCAAATGCTCAAAAATTCGGTTAAAGTCAGTGATCAGGAGGTTGCCGAACTGATTGCCAGCCAAAGTGATACTGTCACCAAGGGTGAAAGCTATCATTTGCAGCACATCTTATTGGCAACGCCTGCGGGTGTTTCTGCTGATCAAGCCAACCAGACTCGTGAACGCGCCGAGCAAGTGCGCCACCGACTACTAGCCGGTGAAGATTTTGCGCAACTGGCAAAAACCACCTCCGACTCGCACGCTGCAAAACAAGGCGGCGATTTAGGCTGGCAAGCGGCGGTAAACTTGCCTGCGAGTTTTATTCGCGCACTGGCGTTATTGAAAACCGGTGATATTTCCGAAGTCATTCGTGATGACAGTGGTTTCCATCTCTTAAAGCTGCTGGAGCGCGAAGGTGGAAAGCGCAAGATGGCGGAAAATATCCGCACGCGCCACATTTTGGTCAGTACCACTACCCGCGATGAGACCGTAGCCAAACAAAAAATTGATGATTTGTATCAGCAAGCGATGCAAGGAGCCAGCTTTGCGCAATTGGCAAAAGCCCATTCAGATGATCCCGGTAGTGCCGCCAAAGGTGGTGATTTGGGTTGGGTTACGCCCGGTAAAACCGTTCCTGAATTTGAGCAGGTCATGGCGCAAACACCGCCAAACACCCTGAGCCAGCCGTTTAAAACCAGCTTTGGTTGGCATATTTTACAAGTATTAGCCCGTCAACCTGTGGATCAAACGGTGGATAGCCTGCGCGATAAAGCCGGTGATTTCCTCGCCGAACGCAAAGCGGAAGAGCAATACCAAGCATGGCTGCAAGGTTTACGCAGCAAAGCTTTTATCGAATATCGCATTCCCAGCGATAACAACCTGCAACTACATTGA
- the rsxC gene encoding electron transport complex subunit RsxC: MLPESSAWAARYFPSAIKLNVHDHIPVESLIINGAECEPYITCDDRLMQEQPEEIIGGIQIMMHIINAPQCLIGVEDNKPQAIATLQATLTAMDETRVQVITVPTLYPTGSEKQLIQILTGKEVPSGGRPANVGVVCHNTATARAIYRAIHHGEPLIDRYVTVTGEGITQPANFDVPLGTPIQHLVEQAGGYAQPDPQLLDGRPMMGVKLPSDQIPIVKATNCILITRPADTTPTVMPCIRCGRCAQSCPASLLPQQLYWHARAREFEKAENYHLFDCIECGCCAYVCPSHIPLVDYYRFAKAEIRTQRDAKNKAERARERHDFHQERLERAKREKAEKLAKHKQQAQAGDADDSKQAAIRAALERAKAKKAQAAASANAAAPITHSENAPE; this comes from the coding sequence GTGCTGCCGGAATCGTCGGCATGGGCGGCGCGGTATTTCCCGTCAGCGATCAAACTCAATGTTCACGATCATATTCCGGTGGAAAGCCTGATTATTAATGGTGCGGAATGCGAACCTTACATTACCTGCGATGATCGTTTGATGCAGGAACAGCCGGAAGAAATCATCGGCGGCATCCAGATCATGATGCACATTATCAATGCACCACAGTGCTTAATCGGGGTCGAAGATAATAAACCGCAAGCGATTGCCACCCTGCAAGCCACCCTCACAGCAATGGATGAAACTCGTGTGCAGGTGATTACGGTTCCCACGCTTTATCCGACCGGCAGCGAGAAACAACTGATTCAAATCCTTACTGGCAAGGAAGTACCCAGCGGTGGTCGTCCGGCTAACGTTGGTGTTGTGTGCCATAATACCGCGACTGCACGAGCCATTTACCGTGCTATCCATCATGGTGAACCGCTCATTGACCGCTATGTCACGGTGACGGGCGAAGGTATTACCCAACCTGCAAATTTTGATGTACCACTGGGTACACCCATCCAGCATTTGGTGGAACAGGCAGGCGGTTACGCACAACCCGACCCGCAATTGCTCGATGGGCGGCCGATGATGGGGGTGAAATTACCCAGCGATCAAATTCCGATTGTCAAAGCGACTAACTGCATCTTGATTACGCGCCCAGCTGATACCACACCGACCGTGATGCCGTGCATCCGCTGCGGACGTTGCGCACAGAGCTGTCCCGCCAGCTTGTTACCGCAGCAATTGTATTGGCACGCCCGCGCCCGCGAATTTGAAAAAGCAGAAAATTACCATTTGTTTGACTGCATTGAATGCGGTTGCTGCGCTTATGTGTGCCCCAGCCACATTCCGCTGGTGGATTATTACCGCTTTGCCAAGGCGGAAATCCGCACACAACGCGATGCCAAAAACAAAGCCGAACGCGCCCGTGAACGCCACGATTTTCATCAAGAACGACTCGAACGTGCTAAACGCGAAAAGGCTGAAAAGCTGGCAAAACACAAACAGCAAGCACAAGCAGGCGATGCTGATGACAGCAAACAAGCCGCTATCCGAGCAGCACTGGAGCGAGCCAAAGCCAAAAAAGCACAGGCGGCTGCCAGTGCCAATGCTGCCGCGCCGATAACACATTCAGAGAATGCACCAGAATGA
- the rsxB gene encoding electron transport complex subunit RsxB, which translates to MISAILVICGMSAAFGLLLGYAAIRYKVEGNPLAEKVDAILPQTQCGQCGFVGCRPYAEAMAAGEADINRCPPGGEAVIKSLAELLGVEAKPLDAENGEHSDVPLLAIIDENTCIGCTLCIQACPVDAIVGAAKHMHTVIASECTGCKLCLPPCPVDCIAMVPLKAEPANWKWPYPVFSLVQQPANDAQAAALKVSP; encoded by the coding sequence ATGATTAGCGCGATTCTCGTTATTTGTGGTATGTCTGCCGCCTTTGGTTTGTTGCTGGGCTATGCCGCTATTCGTTACAAAGTGGAAGGCAACCCCTTAGCCGAAAAAGTGGATGCGATTTTGCCGCAAACCCAATGCGGACAATGCGGTTTTGTAGGCTGCCGTCCGTATGCCGAAGCAATGGCGGCGGGTGAAGCCGACATTAATCGCTGCCCTCCCGGTGGTGAAGCAGTGATTAAATCGCTGGCAGAATTGCTAGGGGTGGAAGCCAAACCGCTGGATGCAGAAAACGGCGAACATTCCGATGTGCCGTTACTCGCCATTATTGATGAAAACACCTGTATTGGTTGCACCTTGTGTATTCAAGCCTGCCCGGTTGACGCAATTGTCGGCGCGGCTAAACACATGCATACCGTGATTGCCAGCGAATGCACCGGCTGTAAATTGTGCTTACCGCCCTGCCCGGTGGATTGCATTGCGATGGTTCCGCTCAAAGCCGAACCCGCTAACTGGAAATGGCCTTACCCGGTATTCTCCCTCGTGCAACAACCTGCCAATGATGCGCAAGCCGCCGCGCTTAAGGTGTCGCCATGA
- the rsxA gene encoding electron transport complex subunit RsxA: MTDYLLIIVGTVWVNNFVLSHFLGLCPFMGVSRRLETAMGMGLATTFVLTLSSISSYLVNAYLLEPLSLEYLRTISFILVIATVVGFTEMVIRKTSPVLHNILGIYLPLITTNCAVLGVALLNVQESHDFIESALYGMGAALGFTLVLVLFAGIRERIAASDVPGIFQGNAIGLITAGLMALAFMGFSGLVKT, encoded by the coding sequence ATGACTGATTATTTGCTCATTATCGTCGGCACTGTGTGGGTCAACAATTTCGTGCTGTCCCACTTTTTGGGATTGTGCCCATTCATGGGAGTTTCGCGACGGCTGGAAACCGCGATGGGGATGGGGCTCGCCACCACCTTCGTACTCACACTGTCGTCCATCAGCAGTTATCTGGTTAATGCGTACTTATTGGAACCGTTGAGTTTGGAATATTTACGCACCATCAGCTTTATTCTCGTCATTGCTACGGTGGTGGGTTTTACAGAAATGGTTATCCGTAAAACTAGCCCGGTTTTGCACAATATTTTGGGTATTTACCTGCCGCTGATTACCACCAACTGCGCGGTGTTAGGCGTGGCATTGCTGAATGTGCAGGAAAGCCATGACTTTATTGAATCCGCACTCTACGGCATGGGTGCTGCGCTAGGCTTCACCTTGGTATTAGTGCTGTTCGCGGGGATTCGGGAGCGCATTGCTGCGAGTGATGTTCCCGGTATTTTTCAAGGCAATGCTATCGGTTTAATCACCGCAGGCTTAATGGCTCTGGCTTTCATGGGATTTTCTGGACTGGTAAAAACCTAA